GCATCGCCTCGAGGCCGGCGCGGAAGGCCGCGCCCGCCACCGCGTGGCGCTGGAACCGGTTGGCGAGCCCTTCCTCCTTGATGAGGCGGACGGACTCGGCGAGCGCAGCGGTGAGATGGGTAGGGATGGACACCGGCTGGCGGCGCGGCTGGCCGTCCGGCACCTGGCCGCCGCGGGAGACCGGCACCCAGTGCTCCTTCCAGCGTAGGAGGTCGTAGACCAGCGAGCTGGACTTGTGCTTCCGCCGCTCCATCGCGTCCCACGCGGCGGGGCCCACCCCGGCCAGTGACATGCCGAGCGGCGCGGCCAGGCACTTCTGCGAGCCGGTCATGTTGAGGTCGATGCCCCACTCCTCGGTGCGCACGTCGATGCCAGCCAGCGAGGAGACCGTGTCGAGGAGGTAGAGCGCGCGATGCCGCTTGACGATGACCCCCACCGCGTCCGCGGGGTAGGTGGTGCCGGTGGACGTCTCGTTGTGCACCATCGTCACCGCCTTCGGGCGCACGCGCTCGATCTCGCGCTCGAGCCGAGCCAGGTCGATGGGCCGTCCCCACTCGACGGAAAACTCGGTCACCTCGGCGCCCACACGGGCCATGATCTCGTGCATGAGCATGCCGAATACGCCCGCCACGATCACGAGCACGCGGTCGCCCGGCTCGATGACGGACACCGCCCCCGCCTCCAGCGCGGTGCGGCCCGAGCCCGGCATCACGACGACTTCGCCGGAGGGGATCTTGAACACGTCGCGGAGGGCGAGGGTGGCGGGCTCGAGCACCTCGAGGTCGAAGCGCTGATCGTACTGGATGGTGGGCGGCTGGTTCATCGCCTGGATCACCGTCCAGGGCAGCTCGGTGGGCCCGGGGATCATGAGGATGGCGCGCGCCTGCGCGGCGCCCCACTGGATGGCGGAGTCCATCGACGGGCCTCCCGCGCTCACGCGCCGGCCTCGGCGAGCGTGCGCTCCTTGCGGCGGATCAGATAGAGGTTGCGGAGGTAGACGAAGAGGCCGGCGCCCTGGCCCAGGATGAAGACGGGATCGTGGCGGTACACCGCGTAGATCAGCAGGGTGAGGCCGCCGCCGATCGAGAAGAACCAGAACGACACCGGGATGACGCTCTCACGCCGCTTCTCCGACGCGATCCACTGCACGAGGAAGCGCATCGAGAAAAAAGCCTGCCCGAGAAACCCGATTGTCAGCCAGAAGTGCTCCGCGTTCATGTTCCCTCGCTCCCGTGGTGAACTCCAGCCGTTCACCTTACCGGATGCTCCCGGGTGGAGCAAGGAGTTTTGCCCCCTCGTGCGCGGGCAGATTCCACCCGAGGCCTCGGCGCGCGCGGGCGATCCGAGATTCCGACTACTGCGGCCGCGCGGGCAGGTCGATCAGCTTTCGCAGGGCGATCTTGAGCGCGACCGACACGCGGTAGAGGCTGTCCACCGAGATGGACTTCTCGCCCCGCTCGACCTCGCCGATGAATTTCCCCGACAGCGCCGACCGCTCGCCGAGGGCTTCCTGACTCCAGCCCCGCTCCTTGCGCAGCGAGCGGATCTTCGTTCCGAGTGCCTTGCGGACGTGGTTCACGCGACGCTCCATCTCTAGACGGCCTCCGTTGGTCCGGACGTCACGGCGAGGACCAGCGCTCCCGTCTCGCTCTTGACGCTGTGGACGCAGCCCGGCGGGCGCCGGGCGTAGTTGCCTACTGTACACACTCCAGTGTCGTCCGCCACACTGCCCTCGAGGACCCAGATCTGCTCGTCTCCGAGATGGCGATGACGCGGGATCACCGCGCCCGGCTCGTAGCGCATGAGGATGGCCTTGTGACCATCCCCGTCCTGCCACAGCACCTTCCAGAGCACGCCCCGGTGCCGCTCGACCCACGGGACGTCAGCGGTGTTGACGTACAGCGTCGGTGGCGCCGGCATCGGGCTCACTTCCCGTCCTCGGTCAGCGCCGCGCGGACCGCCTCGCGGAACGCCTCGACGGGCATCGCGCCCACCAGGCGGCGCCCGTTGACGAAGAAGGTGGGAGTTCCCGTGATGCCGAGCGCGCGGCCCTCAGTCATGTCTTGCTCCACCGCATCGCGAAACCGCGCGCTGTCGAGGCATTCCGCGAAGGATGCCCGCTCGAGACCGATCCGCTCCGCGTAGCGCAGGAGGTCTTCCCGCTCGAAGTCGGGCTGGGCCACGAAGAGAAGATCGTGATACTCCCAGAAGCGGCCGCCCGCCCCCGCGCAGCGCGCGGCGAGGGCGGCGGGGCGCGCCCCGGGATGGAAGTCGAGCGGGAAGTCCTTGAACACGATGCGCACGCGGCCGGGGAACTCGCGCATGACCTGCTCGAGCGTGTCCTGCGCGCGCTTGCAGAACGGGCACTGGAAGTCGGAGAACTCGAGAATGGTCACCGGCGCCGCGTCCGATCCCCGCGTCATCGCCGGATCGATGGTCACGGTGGCGGTCTGGCCCGAGCACGCGCTCGCCCACAGCGTCACCGCCAGCGCGGCTCCGCTCAGCGCTCGTCCCACGATTCTCCCTCGCGATCTTCGTTCGCCGCATGCGCCGCGCCGTCCCGTCGCGCTCGCCGCGCGCCGTCGCGCGGCGTACAATTCATCCGCATGACAAAAGGTGTGATCCAGAATACGCGAGTGTTCCCGGGCCTGCAAGGCGGGAGACGACACTGATGGGTTTTCTCGCCCGCGTTCTCCTCAACACGGTGGCCATCGTACTCGCCGGACTAATAGTTCCTGGCATCGGCGTGGACGGGCTGCTGCCCGCGCTGGGGGCGGGGACCGCGCTCGGGCTCGTCAACGCCCTCATCCGACCCATCCTGCTCATCCTCACGCTGCCGATCACCCTGGTGACGCTCGGCCTCTTCATCCTCGTGCTCAATGCCGGGTGCTTCTGGCTCGTCTCCACGTTCGTCCCCGGCTTCCACGTGGACGGCTTCTGGCCCGCCCTGGGCGGCGCGCTGCTCGTGAGCGTGGTGAGCTGGGTGGGCACCGCGTTCGTCAGCGACCGGGGCCGGGTCGTCGTCATCAGCCGGCGCGCGCGCTGACGCGCCCGCGGGGGGGGAGCTACGCGGCGCGGCCGCCCTCTTCGAGGGCGGTGATGATGTAGGTGCCACTCTTGGCGTCGCGCTCGAGCGTGACGATCTTCTGCTTCTCCGCCTCCTCGAGCAGCTTCGAGAAAGTCGAGTAGCCGTAGTATGTCTCGTTGAAGGCGGGGTTCTTCCTGATCATGGTCTGCTTGACCATCGAGCCCCAGAGGGTGTCCTTGTTCTCGCGCTGAAGCGCGAGGATCGCCTCGATGAGCTGCGCGAAGGCCTCCGCCTTCTTCTCGGGCAACCCCCGCAGGGCGGTGGTCTTCT
Above is a genomic segment from Candidatus Methylomirabilota bacterium containing:
- a CDS encoding cupin domain-containing protein; the protein is MPAPPTLYVNTADVPWVERHRGVLWKVLWQDGDGHKAILMRYEPGAVIPRHRHLGDEQIWVLEGSVADDTGVCTVGNYARRPPGCVHSVKSETGALVLAVTSGPTEAV
- a CDS encoding thioredoxin domain-containing protein; this encodes MGRALSGAALAVTLWASACSGQTATVTIDPAMTRGSDAAPVTILEFSDFQCPFCKRAQDTLEQVMREFPGRVRIVFKDFPLDFHPGARPAALAARCAGAGGRFWEYHDLLFVAQPDFEREDLLRYAERIGLERASFAECLDSARFRDAVEQDMTEGRALGITGTPTFFVNGRRLVGAMPVEAFREAVRAALTEDGK
- a CDS encoding alanine--glyoxylate aminotransferase family protein — translated: MDSAIQWGAAQARAILMIPGPTELPWTVIQAMNQPPTIQYDQRFDLEVLEPATLALRDVFKIPSGEVVVMPGSGRTALEAGAVSVIEPGDRVLVIVAGVFGMLMHEIMARVGAEVTEFSVEWGRPIDLARLEREIERVRPKAVTMVHNETSTGTTYPADAVGVIVKRHRALYLLDTVSSLAGIDVRTEEWGIDLNMTGSQKCLAAPLGMSLAGVGPAAWDAMERRKHKSSSLVYDLLRWKEHWVPVSRGGQVPDGQPRRQPVSIPTHLTAALAESVRLIKEEGLANRFQRHAVAGAAFRAGLEAMRLEIFPEASVASNTVSCFKTPTGIEPAAVVKHMRDRYGILIGTGLDKIRTSTLRVGHMGITANPMYVLPTLSALELTLRDLGHRCEAGAGVAAAQAVFSARTA
- a CDS encoding phage holin family protein → MGFLARVLLNTVAIVLAGLIVPGIGVDGLLPALGAGTALGLVNALIRPILLILTLPITLVTLGLFILVLNAGCFWLVSTFVPGFHVDGFWPALGGALLVSVVSWVGTAFVSDRGRVVVISRRAR
- a CDS encoding lipid-A-disaccharide synthase N-terminal domain-containing protein, which produces MNAEHFWLTIGFLGQAFFSMRFLVQWIASEKRRESVIPVSFWFFSIGGGLTLLIYAVYRHDPVFILGQGAGLFVYLRNLYLIRRKERTLAEAGA
- a CDS encoding helix-turn-helix domain-containing protein, translating into MERRVNHVRKALGTKIRSLRKERGWSQEALGERSALSGKFIGEVERGEKSISVDSLYRVSVALKIALRKLIDLPARPQ